The following proteins come from a genomic window of Methanothermobacter sp.:
- a CDS encoding pseudomurein-binding repeat-containing protein: MRSFLFLVAVFLCFYFVGGSFAVSLSYDEVCDTSKMIGNYTASQNRIPSVVVVNGKNITSDNYLYVASSTVLNLNQGKRTGISLPDYNPPTNPSGVATGTLYKSGYLQAAQNIKNFMESNGRSPNYANTAIGQVRYESLIYAYARIINFYNSTGKLPDHITIQQITKKGGTITRPRADYTYKIEGYTTYFMDKSTGSIQSLQWDFGDNTTSTEKKPDTHLQSRNIHRKPYRPGLWCHIH, from the coding sequence ATGAGGAGTTTCTTGTTCCTTGTAGCAGTTTTCTTGTGTTTTTATTTTGTGGGTGGTTCTTTTGCTGTGAGTTTATCTTATGATGAGGTTTGTGACACTTCTAAGATGATAGGGAATTATACAGCATCGCAGAACCGTATACCATCAGTGGTTGTGGTTAATGGGAAGAATATAACATCAGACAATTATTTGTATGTGGCGTCCTCCACTGTCCTGAACCTTAATCAGGGCAAACGGACCGGTATTTCATTACCTGATTATAATCCGCCTACTAATCCGAGTGGGGTGGCAACAGGAACACTATACAAAAGCGGATATTTGCAGGCGGCCCAGAACATCAAAAACTTCATGGAATCCAATGGCAGGTCGCCGAATTATGCCAACACAGCCATTGGACAAGTGCGCTACGAAAGCCTGATCTATGCCTATGCAAGGATAATAAACTTCTACAACAGCACAGGCAAACTACCAGACCACATCACAATACAGCAAATAACAAAAAAGGGAGGAACCATCACAAGGCCACGGGCCGACTACACCTACAAAATCGAAGGTTACACCACCTATTTCATGGATAAGAGCACAGGTTCTATCCAGTCATTGCAATGGGACTTTGGAGACAACACAACAAGCACTGAAAAAAAACCCGACACACACCTACAAAGCAGGAACATACACCGTAAACCTTACCGTCCGGGGTTATGGTGTCACATCCACTAG
- a CDS encoding glycosyltransferase has protein sequence MLPRVSVVIPMRNEAKILKKCLQAMEKLDYPDNLLEIVIVNDGSTDNTRELILETNWSFNYQYIETEGVGVSKARDIGFKKANGDFIAFTDADCIVKEDWIKRLLEPFDDGVAAVGGPNVTPEDDKPFAKCVGLALSFLSKPGARYAYEGKKVHEIHHNPTCNVMYRKSVLEEVGGFNHNLVTTDDEELDYRIRKKGYKIIYTPFARVKHYRRPNWKKYAKMAYYYGLGRMQSTKIHPRMARWFHFAPPLYMILLIILLILSIYSQFFFYIFLTILVFNVVGVLVVALLYTHSSECRTLTFFSLVNLWIFLYGAGMIRGAFK, from the coding sequence ATGCTCCCACGCGTCTCAGTAGTAATACCAATGAGGAACGAAGCTAAGATCCTTAAAAAGTGCCTCCAAGCCATGGAAAAGCTAGATTACCCAGATAACCTATTAGAGATAGTTATAGTTAATGATGGATCAACAGACAACACCAGAGAACTTATACTCGAGACAAATTGGTCATTCAATTATCAGTACATTGAAACAGAAGGCGTTGGAGTTTCAAAGGCCAGGGATATCGGCTTTAAAAAGGCCAATGGTGATTTCATAGCCTTCACGGATGCAGATTGCATAGTAAAAGAAGATTGGATAAAAAGACTCCTCGAACCATTCGATGATGGCGTTGCTGCTGTTGGAGGGCCTAATGTTACACCAGAGGACGATAAACCATTCGCAAAATGTGTTGGATTAGCATTATCATTCTTGAGCAAACCAGGTGCAAGATACGCTTATGAAGGCAAGAAAGTACATGAGATCCACCATAACCCCACCTGTAATGTAATGTACCGTAAAAGCGTCCTCGAAGAGGTTGGAGGTTTCAATCACAACTTAGTGACAACGGATGATGAAGAACTAGATTATAGGATAAGAAAAAAGGGCTACAAGATAATTTATACGCCATTTGCACGAGTCAAACATTATAGAAGACCCAACTGGAAAAAATATGCAAAGATGGCATACTATTATGGACTTGGCAGGATGCAATCAACCAAAATACACCCTAGGATGGCCCGCTGGTTCCACTTCGCACCCCCACTATATATGATATTACTTATAATATTATTGATACTTTCAATTTATAGCCAATTCTTCTTTTATATATTCCTCACAATATTAGTATTCAATGTGGTGGGAGTGCTCGTTGTGGCATTATTGTATACACATAGTTCAGAGTGTCGAACTTTAACCTTTTTCTCTCTTGTTAATCTTTGGATTTTCTTGTATGGAGCTGGGATGATAAGAGGTGCTTTCAAATGA
- a CDS encoding glycosyltransferase family 4 protein codes for MKICFISTLYPPAIIGGAEIVAQKTADNLSKKGHQVSIITTSKNRKIRKEIINNIKIYRLPLNIYSITEFRKQHIIKRALWHLIELFNVSAYIKIKRILEKEAPDLVHIHDYKGLSVLSFKAVKDLNLPLIFTAHDYTPICIRSNLLNGKGQICKNKKLPCKIYSRVRKFIIDHKPDVIIAPSKFVLEKLESEGLFKNSRKIVIPNPTEPKNENSEKTYDIIDILFVGSLSKHKGPDILIQSFKKVKGDNLRLHIVGTGPCLDKLKKLAGKDKRIIFHGFLRGEKLMDMYKMANVTVVPSIWYDNSPMVIYESFMCSTPVIASRIGGIPELVKDGYNGFLFEPGSVDELTKILNEISENPMILKKLEKNAHKSSKKYDIKRHINSLEKIYTGLIEERRG; via the coding sequence ATGAAAATATGTTTTATTTCAACTCTTTATCCCCCAGCCATAATCGGAGGCGCGGAAATTGTAGCACAAAAGACTGCAGACAATTTATCGAAGAAAGGACATCAAGTTAGCATAATAACGACTAGCAAAAATAGAAAAATTCGCAAAGAAATTATTAATAATATTAAAATATACAGATTGCCTTTAAACATTTATTCAATTACCGAGTTTCGTAAACAACATATCATAAAAAGGGCATTATGGCACCTAATAGAATTATTTAATGTAAGTGCTTACATAAAAATAAAAAGAATATTAGAAAAAGAAGCACCTGATTTGGTTCATATACACGATTACAAGGGTTTATCTGTACTATCTTTTAAAGCCGTGAAAGACCTTAACCTACCTTTGATTTTCACTGCACATGACTACACACCTATATGTATAAGGAGCAACCTCTTAAATGGAAAAGGCCAAATATGCAAAAATAAAAAATTACCTTGCAAAATATATAGTAGAGTTCGCAAATTTATTATAGATCACAAACCAGATGTGATTATTGCACCATCTAAATTCGTGCTCGAAAAGCTCGAATCTGAAGGCTTATTCAAAAATTCCAGGAAAATAGTGATCCCCAACCCAACAGAACCAAAAAATGAAAACAGCGAAAAAACATATGACATAATCGATATATTATTTGTGGGATCGCTTTCTAAACATAAAGGCCCAGATATCCTTATCCAAAGTTTCAAAAAAGTTAAAGGGGATAATTTAAGACTCCATATTGTAGGAACGGGCCCGTGCCTTGATAAATTGAAAAAGCTTGCAGGAAAAGATAAGAGGATAATATTTCATGGATTTCTGCGTGGTGAGAAACTTATGGACATGTATAAGATGGCGAATGTTACGGTTGTACCCTCAATATGGTATGATAATTCCCCCATGGTAATCTATGAGAGTTTCATGTGTTCGACGCCAGTGATTGCAAGCAGAATCGGTGGAATACCAGAACTTGTAAAAGATGGTTATAATGGTTTCTTATTTGAACCTGGTAGTGTGGATGAACTCACTAAGATATTGAATGAAATTTCAGAAAATCCGATGATCCTCAAAAAATTAGAAAAGAATGCACATAAATCAAGCAAGAAATATGATATAAAAAGGCATATAAATAGTTTGGAGAAAATCTATACGGGCCTAATAGAAGAAAGGAGAGGGTGA
- a CDS encoding glycosyltransferase family 2 protein, with protein MLISVVIPALNEEGLVGKTIKSIPTDKLKQEGFKVEVIVVDNASEDNTGKEAAEAGAKVVREEKRGYGNAYQRGFKEAKGDIIIMGDADFTYPMEMIPKFIEEILKGYDFVIGDRLNGMMEDGAMPALHKYIGNPILSKILNILFNNNIRDTHCGMRAITREALEKLDLKAPGMEFAIEMVIEATEKNLKIKQIPIPYRKREGEAKLHSFKDGWRHIKYMLKRKFATI; from the coding sequence ATGCTAATTTCTGTAGTGATACCAGCCCTTAACGAAGAAGGCCTTGTAGGAAAAACCATAAAATCAATCCCCACAGACAAACTCAAACAAGAAGGATTCAAAGTAGAAGTAATTGTAGTTGATAATGCATCAGAAGACAATACAGGCAAAGAAGCAGCCGAAGCCGGTGCAAAGGTCGTAAGAGAAGAAAAAAGAGGTTATGGTAATGCTTATCAGCGAGGATTCAAGGAGGCCAAGGGTGACATCATAATCATGGGAGATGCTGACTTCACATACCCCATGGAAATGATACCAAAATTCATAGAAGAAATACTCAAAGGATATGATTTCGTAATAGGAGACCGTCTAAATGGCATGATGGAAGATGGTGCAATGCCAGCCCTCCACAAATACATAGGAAACCCCATACTATCAAAAATACTAAACATCCTCTTCAACAATAATATAAGAGACACGCATTGTGGGATGAGGGCCATTACAAGAGAGGCCCTTGAAAAGTTAGATCTGAAGGCGCCTGGAATGGAATTCGCCATAGAAATGGTCATAGAAGCCACCGAAAAAAACCTAAAAATCAAACAAATACCCATACCATACAGAAAACGAGAAGGAGAAGCCAAACTACACTCATTCAAAGACGGATGGAGACACATAAAATACATGCTAAAAAGGAAATTCGCCACTATATAA
- a CDS encoding glycosyltransferase family 4 protein, whose translation MADETYFARYKHGGAELAAYYLALKMAEHNNINIFTTSINSKDFFEEYKGIQIHRYGTNFTIEKGNISFGLFRKPLNYDADIVHAHFSTPPAEIAALLYAKKKKIPFVLTYHGDWQESFGSITRRIPLYFYNKFLIRRVLDSTDLVIVPSKYYINESRFLGKYKDKITVIPNGINIEDFEIPLEKEECRQKLGLTRDRNIILFLGNLIQYKGPDILIKAMKLIVEKIPNTELILVGSGPMERELKRLSKNLNIEEHIMFAGFVGDSFKKALYYKAADIFCLPSTMSTESFGIVNLEAMTCGLPIIASKIGGIPDVIKNGKTGLLVPPKNPDALSDAIIRLLEDTELARKMGYNGKKMVEKNYTWDKVAKITERVYEEVVS comes from the coding sequence TTGGCTGATGAAACTTATTTTGCCCGTTACAAGCATGGAGGAGCTGAACTGGCAGCTTATTATCTAGCTTTAAAGATGGCAGAACATAATAATATCAATATATTCACGACTTCAATTAATTCCAAGGACTTTTTTGAAGAGTATAAAGGAATTCAAATACATCGTTATGGTACAAATTTTACAATAGAAAAAGGGAATATTTCATTTGGATTGTTCAGAAAACCCCTGAATTATGACGCAGATATAGTCCATGCACATTTCAGCACCCCTCCAGCCGAAATAGCTGCATTATTATATGCAAAGAAGAAAAAAATACCGTTTGTATTAACATATCATGGGGATTGGCAGGAAAGTTTTGGTAGTATCACTAGAAGAATACCATTGTATTTTTATAATAAATTTTTAATCCGAAGAGTTCTAGATTCAACAGATCTCGTTATTGTACCTTCCAAATATTACATTAATGAATCAAGATTTCTCGGAAAATACAAAGATAAAATAACAGTAATCCCAAATGGCATAAATATAGAAGATTTTGAGATTCCCTTGGAAAAGGAAGAATGTAGACAAAAACTTGGTTTAACACGTGATAGGAATATCATTTTATTTTTAGGAAATCTGATCCAATATAAAGGGCCCGACATTCTAATAAAAGCGATGAAATTAATAGTAGAGAAAATCCCAAACACGGAATTAATATTAGTGGGAAGTGGACCTATGGAAAGGGAGCTTAAAAGATTATCAAAAAATCTAAATATTGAAGAGCATATAATGTTCGCTGGATTTGTTGGTGATTCTTTTAAAAAGGCATTATATTATAAAGCTGCTGACATTTTTTGCCTACCTTCAACCATGAGCACGGAATCATTTGGTATTGTAAATCTAGAAGCGATGACTTGTGGTTTACCAATTATAGCTTCAAAAATTGGTGGAATTCCAGATGTTATCAAAAATGGGAAAACAGGTTTATTGGTACCTCCAAAAAATCCAGATGCATTATCAGATGCCATCATAAGATTATTAGAGGATACTGAACTTGCAAGGAAAATGGGTTACAATGGGAAGAAAATGGTTGAAAAAAATTATACATGGGATAAAGTTGCTAAAATAACTGAAAGAGTTTATGAAGAAGTTGTTTCATAA
- a CDS encoding radical SAM protein, whose amino-acid sequence MRWQDTGRGGTLYYPIWLSYAAALLDKYHKIKLVDAPAWNWDKKDVLKDIEKFQPELIIIDSSFPSLNNDIKVAEYIKQNYNCKNILVGPPGSQFPEKILQSFGVDIVTRYEYDFTLKELAEKLKSSNDISLVKGISYKENGRIIHNPDRELSTSEDLDKIPFVTKIYKKFLNIKDYFLGSSLYPEVQIFTGRGCPFQCTFCSWPQTLMGRKYRVRSIENVLDELEWIEKNLPQVKEVFFEDDTFTINKKRVLRFCQEYKERDLKITWACNARVGLDYETMKEMKKANCRLLIVGFESGNNNILKNIRKGITVEDIRKFSKDAKKADLLVHGDFIIGLPGETRETIKNTRKLIWEIKPDILQVSVASPFPGTEFYEWCHKNGYLVTSDPNEYLDEQGHQKSIIRYPELTEDEITEEVNKILKDYYLSPSYFRIALRQVLRKNGIHELQRLIYSARMFLKYLGGSA is encoded by the coding sequence ATGAGATGGCAAGACACCGGACGGGGTGGAACACTCTACTATCCAATATGGTTATCATATGCCGCAGCCCTCCTTGATAAATATCACAAAATCAAACTTGTAGACGCACCCGCATGGAACTGGGACAAAAAAGATGTCCTAAAAGATATAGAAAAATTCCAACCAGAACTGATAATAATAGATAGTAGTTTTCCTAGCCTCAACAACGACATCAAAGTTGCAGAATACATAAAACAAAACTATAATTGTAAGAACATATTGGTAGGACCTCCAGGATCCCAATTCCCGGAAAAAATACTCCAAAGTTTTGGTGTAGATATCGTTACAAGATACGAATACGATTTCACTCTTAAGGAGCTTGCAGAAAAACTAAAATCTTCAAATGATATCTCCCTCGTAAAGGGAATATCCTACAAAGAAAATGGTAGGATCATCCATAACCCAGACAGGGAACTTTCCACATCGGAAGACCTTGACAAGATACCATTCGTCACAAAAATATACAAGAAATTCCTCAACATCAAAGACTATTTCCTCGGAAGCTCATTATACCCAGAAGTCCAAATATTCACCGGACGCGGCTGCCCATTCCAATGCACATTCTGTTCATGGCCCCAGACACTCATGGGGAGAAAATATCGTGTAAGAAGCATAGAAAATGTCCTAGACGAACTTGAATGGATTGAAAAAAACTTGCCACAAGTAAAGGAAGTTTTCTTTGAGGATGATACCTTCACCATAAACAAAAAGAGGGTCTTGAGATTCTGCCAAGAATACAAAGAAAGAGACCTCAAGATAACATGGGCATGCAATGCAAGAGTCGGACTAGATTACGAAACAATGAAAGAGATGAAAAAAGCAAACTGCCGACTCCTCATCGTAGGCTTTGAATCAGGAAATAATAACATCTTGAAAAATATCAGAAAAGGTATTACAGTAGAGGATATACGAAAATTTTCAAAGGATGCTAAAAAGGCTGATCTGCTCGTACATGGAGATTTCATTATTGGCTTGCCTGGTGAAACCCGAGAAACAATCAAAAACACAAGAAAGCTTATATGGGAGATAAAACCCGACATACTACAGGTTTCCGTTGCTTCACCATTTCCTGGCACAGAATTTTATGAGTGGTGTCATAAGAACGGTTATCTCGTAACTAGCGACCCCAATGAGTACCTTGACGAACAAGGACACCAAAAATCCATAATAAGATACCCAGAACTTACAGAAGACGAAATAACAGAGGAAGTCAACAAGATATTAAAAGATTATTACCTTTCACCTTCCTATTTTAGGATTGCATTGCGCCAAGTACTGCGAAAAAATGGAATCCACGAACTCCAAAGATTAATATATTCGGCTAGAATGTTTTTAAAGTATCTTGGAGGATCAGCATAA